A section of the Sphaerodactylus townsendi isolate TG3544 linkage group LG11, MPM_Stown_v2.3, whole genome shotgun sequence genome encodes:
- the YAE1 gene encoding protein YAE1 homolog, which produces MSWVQSAVSQANEDVFDEDADEMGIAQKEWKSAMEKRVKEGYREGVEAGKELTLQKGFNEGYEEAAKIMFSCGQLKGNVSALLSWCHKSPCDSAVLNTVTDLLNDINKYEEATIKDLSCTHPQSSLADLMDTVEDMDLGHEPSPEEQANGIVEPPTGLNGTQFCGCHCTNGGTDPPKSECCRRQRNHTAGVKPTLPWLKERTVNLMEQLGLSPSTLAHI; this is translated from the exons ATGTCCTGGGTACAGTCAGCGGTGAGCCAGGCCAATGAGGATGTGTTCGATGAAGATGCAGATGAGATGGGCATTGCACAGAAAGAATGGAAAAGCGCCATGGAGAAACGAGTCAAA GAAGGCTATCGGGAAGGAGTTGAAGCTGGGAAGGAGCTGACACTTCAGAAGGGTTTTAATGAGGGGTATGAAGAAGCAGCAAAGATTATGTTTTCCTGTGGCCAACTCAAAGGGAATGTCAG tgcTCTTTTGTCTTGGTGTCACAAGAGCCCCTGCGATTCTGCAGTGCTGAACACAGTTACGGATTTGCTGAACGACATAAACAAATACGAAGAGGCTACTATTAAGGATCTTAGCTGTACCCACCCACAATCCTCTCTTGCGGACTTAATGGATACGGTTGAGGACATGGACCTTGGGCATGAACCTTCCCCAGAGGAACAGGCAAATGGAATTGTAGAACCACCAACTGGTTTAAATGGTACACAGTTTTGTGGATGCCATTGCACCAATGGTGGGACTGATCCTCCAAAAAGTGAATGTTGTAGGAGACAAAGAAACCACACAGCTGGGGTGAAGCCAACCCTTCCTTGGCTGAAAGAAAGAACTGTTAATTTAATGGAACAACTCGGCTTGTCTCCAAGCACGCTTGCACATATCTAG